One window of Cohnella hashimotonis genomic DNA carries:
- a CDS encoding chondroitinase-B domain-containing protein has translation MMGWRRWRSGGTRVALALLLATGAAASAGPGGARAAGTQLESFESYGSAAGGYTSPVGGGTSAAQPWKNAVGSGAWTVGEQSASAHFLQQTDTGTSSVYVLTNPFWTAQEPGLADESATLSGKLKVTGANSTYAGLVARFATSGGVADYYQFTMKKNSSSYQFYLERVTANARAAVPQTAGTANASGVSVPNTTLSAHFDGNGYLKLRLEIAENPDGSLTLEGYYDDQLVLSGTDTAPIGAGDVGLLSRAGATAFDDIEASVDGGPVVPGTTVEVANATELGAALQAATPGTTVLLKDGNYAGLTITGVHGTAEAPITIRAKNKGLAVFNTSGLRFTDCSYVTLEDSTLSMASAGNWVRLTGSHHMRVTDNRFYSPSSVTPATSSVWVLLDGSGSHDNRIDHNLMENKRDTGKFIVFDGVASGTGPYEISQHDVVEYNIFRHTLSRQPNNSEGIRLGVSNLVALNAYATIQYNVFDQVDSDPEFVSVKSGANTIRYNYFIECLGSLTLRAGIGSSVYGNLFLGNGRTAPNPDPTGLPLGTGGVRVYGENHKIYNNYFEGLTGSVWDAAITVTTGDADDLLAHPEAPAQHYIAKNLTVVNNTLVNNVANIELGFERYGIAPENLTFANNLVVGSQGSLIKVMTPPVGLTWSGNQMYPQQGATLATGLSAPLTESQVKIAFPMMVGASVALSQSDYAWLWTSSEYASLRTIGYKKLAANSPAINAAIGDYGSAGAYAYAASDMEGQAKVGIRDVGADEYTAGTPADATPPSWSASSPLTLASVAPREARIQWPSAADDSGVAAYRIYRNGTQIDTVFADVGTYRDRGLQPGTSYAYQVRAVDQAGRTASTNTLTVATPALVSVQLSGIRDRIALGGATKQLTATARYADNSTEDVTASATFASGSPSKIVVSATGIAEAKALGAASLTATYGGLASSAVQTTVVASADTTQTASADTYVDNVTSTNAATNFSTATEMKIKTEGADRRAGYVKATASPPAGIVDTVRLRLYVASAQAGADLRLYGIEDDSWVPALITADNQPAAASTDTDLGAASPLTGGAYVTFDVTRFYERQTDGTLSFRIVTGVPAVSISLRTIEAGTAAQAPTLIYTVIDE, from the coding sequence ATGATGGGTTGGCGGCGGTGGAGGAGCGGCGGGACGAGAGTGGCGCTCGCGCTCTTGTTGGCGACGGGGGCGGCGGCATCGGCGGGACCGGGCGGCGCGCGGGCGGCAGGCACGCAGCTGGAGAGCTTCGAGAGCTACGGCAGCGCGGCGGGCGGATACACTTCGCCGGTCGGCGGCGGGACAAGCGCGGCGCAGCCGTGGAAAAACGCGGTGGGGTCCGGCGCGTGGACGGTAGGCGAGCAGTCGGCGTCCGCGCATTTTCTGCAGCAGACAGACACGGGGACGAGCAGCGTTTACGTGCTGACGAATCCGTTCTGGACGGCGCAGGAGCCCGGCTTGGCAGACGAGAGCGCGACGCTGTCCGGCAAGCTGAAGGTGACGGGCGCGAACAGCACGTACGCCGGCCTGGTCGCCCGCTTCGCGACGAGCGGCGGCGTGGCGGACTATTACCAGTTCACGATGAAAAAGAACTCGTCCAGCTACCAGTTCTATCTGGAGCGGGTGACGGCAAACGCCAGAGCCGCCGTGCCCCAGACGGCCGGGACAGCCAATGCGAGCGGCGTATCCGTACCGAATACGACGTTGTCCGCGCACTTCGACGGCAACGGCTATCTCAAGCTTCGGCTCGAGATCGCGGAAAACCCGGACGGCAGCCTGACGCTCGAAGGGTACTATGACGACCAGCTCGTGCTGTCGGGCACCGACACGGCGCCGATCGGCGCCGGCGACGTCGGCTTGCTCAGCCGGGCGGGTGCGACCGCCTTCGATGACATCGAGGCTTCCGTCGACGGCGGACCCGTCGTGCCGGGCACGACGGTCGAGGTCGCCAACGCGACTGAGCTCGGCGCGGCGCTGCAGGCCGCGACGCCGGGCACGACCGTGCTGCTCAAGGACGGGAATTATGCCGGCCTGACGATCACCGGCGTGCACGGCACGGCCGAAGCGCCGATTACGATCCGCGCCAAAAACAAAGGCTTGGCCGTTTTCAATACATCCGGCCTTCGCTTCACGGACTGCTCGTACGTCACGCTCGAGGATTCGACGCTGTCGATGGCGAGCGCCGGCAATTGGGTGCGCCTCACCGGCTCCCATCATATGCGCGTCACGGACAACCGCTTCTATTCTCCATCGTCGGTCACGCCCGCGACTTCGTCCGTCTGGGTACTGCTCGACGGCTCGGGCAGCCATGACAACCGCATCGACCATAACCTCATGGAAAACAAGCGCGATACGGGTAAATTCATCGTCTTCGACGGCGTGGCCTCAGGGACCGGCCCTTACGAGATCTCCCAGCATGACGTCGTGGAGTACAACATTTTCCGCCATACGCTGTCCCGCCAGCCCAACAACTCCGAGGGCATTCGTCTCGGCGTCTCCAATCTGGTCGCCCTGAACGCCTACGCGACCATTCAATACAACGTGTTCGACCAGGTCGACAGCGATCCGGAATTCGTGTCGGTCAAGAGCGGCGCCAACACGATCCGCTACAACTACTTCATCGAATGCCTCGGCTCGCTCACGCTGCGGGCGGGCATCGGCTCGAGCGTCTACGGCAATCTGTTCCTCGGGAACGGACGAACCGCGCCCAATCCCGATCCGACCGGCTTGCCGCTCGGTACCGGAGGCGTGCGCGTTTACGGGGAAAACCACAAAATCTACAACAACTACTTCGAAGGCCTGACCGGCTCGGTCTGGGATGCCGCCATCACGGTAACGACGGGCGACGCGGACGACCTGCTCGCGCATCCCGAAGCGCCGGCCCAGCACTATATCGCTAAAAATCTGACGGTCGTCAACAACACGCTGGTGAACAACGTTGCCAACATCGAGCTCGGATTCGAACGGTACGGCATCGCGCCGGAAAATCTGACGTTCGCGAACAACCTGGTCGTCGGCTCTCAGGGCTCGCTGATCAAAGTGATGACGCCGCCGGTCGGCTTGACCTGGAGCGGCAATCAGATGTATCCGCAGCAGGGCGCGACGCTTGCGACCGGACTCTCCGCGCCGCTGACGGAGTCGCAGGTCAAGATCGCTTTCCCGATGATGGTAGGCGCCTCGGTCGCGCTGAGCCAGAGCGATTACGCCTGGCTGTGGACGTCTTCCGAATACGCGTCGCTGCGGACGATCGGCTACAAAAAGCTCGCGGCGAACAGCCCTGCGATCAACGCGGCGATCGGCGATTACGGCAGCGCAGGCGCCTATGCTTACGCAGCCTCCGATATGGAAGGTCAGGCGAAGGTCGGCATCCGCGACGTCGGCGCCGACGAGTACACGGCCGGCACGCCGGCAGACGCAACGCCGCCGTCATGGAGCGCGTCGTCGCCGCTGACGCTGGCGAGCGTCGCCCCGCGGGAAGCGCGCATCCAGTGGCCGTCGGCCGCGGACGACTCGGGCGTCGCGGCGTACCGCATCTACCGGAACGGCACGCAGATCGACACCGTTTTCGCCGACGTCGGCACGTACCGGGACCGCGGACTGCAGCCGGGTACGTCCTACGCCTACCAAGTGCGGGCGGTCGACCAGGCCGGGCGCACGGCCTCGACCAACACGCTGACGGTCGCGACGCCCGCGCTCGTCTCCGTGCAGCTGTCCGGCATCCGCGATCGCATCGCGCTGGGCGGCGCAACCAAGCAGCTGACGGCGACGGCCCGCTACGCGGACAACTCGACCGAGGACGTGACCGCATCCGCGACGTTCGCAAGCGGCAGTCCGTCCAAGATCGTCGTGTCGGCGACGGGAATCGCGGAGGCGAAGGCGCTGGGCGCGGCCTCGCTGACCGCGACCTACGGCGGCCTCGCTTCTTCGGCGGTGCAGACGACCGTCGTTGCTTCGGCGGATACCACGCAGACCGCGTCCGCCGACACGTACGTCGACAATGTCACGTCGACGAATGCCGCCACGAACTTCAGCACGGCGACGGAGATGAAGATCAAGACCGAGGGCGCGGACAGGCGAGCCGGCTACGTCAAGGCGACTGCGTCCCCGCCGGCAGGCATCGTGGACACGGTTCGGCTGCGGCTCTACGTCGCCTCGGCGCAAGCCGGCGCGGACCTGCGGCTGTACGGCATCGAGGACGACAGCTGGGTACCGGCGCTGATCACGGCCGACAACCAGCCGGCGGCCGCCTCGACGGACACGGATCTCGGCGCCGCATCTCCGCTGACCGGTGGGGCGTATGTCACCTTCGACGTCACCCGGTTTTACGAACGGCAGACCGACGGCACGCTTAGCTTCCGGATCGTGACGGGCGTTCCAGCCGTCTCGATATCGCTTCGGACAATCGAGGCGGGCACCGCCGCGCAGGCACCGACGCTCATCTACACGGTCATAGACGAATAA
- a CDS encoding SDR family NAD(P)-dependent oxidoreductase gives MTLAGKLALVTGSGSGIGKGIAWALARQGADVAVHYNSNAEAGEATAREIAESGVRAAAFGADLRQVAETERLASEVEAFFGRPIDILVNNAGHLVGRVANAEMTERHYEEVMNVNFKSCVFMSKAVIPAMAERREGAIVHVSSVAAHNGGGPGASVYAAAKAAMLAYAKGLAKELAGSGIRVNAVSPGVIGQTAFHDTFTPEDARAATLKTIPLGREGAPEDVGNAVVYLVSAQSAYVTGQTIEINGGMFMR, from the coding sequence ATGACACTCGCAGGAAAGCTTGCGCTAGTCACAGGATCAGGGAGCGGAATCGGCAAAGGCATCGCCTGGGCGCTCGCGCGCCAGGGAGCCGACGTGGCCGTGCACTACAATAGCAATGCGGAGGCGGGCGAAGCGACTGCCCGCGAGATTGCCGAATCGGGCGTCCGCGCCGCCGCCTTCGGCGCGGATCTGCGGCAAGTTGCGGAGACGGAGCGTCTGGCGTCCGAGGTCGAAGCCTTTTTCGGGCGTCCGATCGATATTCTCGTTAACAATGCCGGGCATCTCGTCGGCCGAGTGGCGAACGCCGAGATGACGGAGCGGCACTACGAGGAAGTCATGAACGTGAACTTCAAGAGCTGCGTGTTCATGAGCAAAGCGGTCATTCCGGCGATGGCGGAACGGCGGGAAGGCGCGATCGTGCACGTCTCCTCGGTAGCCGCCCACAACGGGGGCGGTCCGGGCGCGTCCGTCTACGCGGCGGCCAAGGCCGCGATGCTCGCCTATGCGAAGGGGCTGGCCAAGGAGCTCGCCGGCTCGGGCATCCGGGTCAACGCGGTGTCGCCGGGCGTCATCGGGCAAACGGCGTTTCACGATACGTTCACCCCGGAGGACGCGCGCGCCGCGACGCTCAAGACGATTCCGCTCGGCCGCGAGGGCGCGCCGGAGGACGTGGGCAATGCGGTCGTCTACCTCGTGTCGGCGCAGTCCGCCTACGTGACGGGCCAGACGATCGAGATTAACGGCGGCATGTTTATGCGATGA
- a CDS encoding YdeI/OmpD-associated family protein — MKFKATIELNGKTATGIEVPAEAVEALGGGKKPAVYATIGGYTYRSTVAVMGGRYMLPLSAEHRGAAGVAAGDEVEVALKLDTDPREVKVPEDLATALAGAPAARAFFEGLSNSNKSRVVLSVEGAKTEETRLRRIEKAVQALSEGKTV; from the coding sequence GTGAAATTCAAAGCGACGATTGAATTGAACGGCAAGACGGCGACCGGTATCGAGGTGCCGGCAGAAGCGGTCGAAGCGCTGGGCGGGGGCAAAAAGCCGGCGGTATACGCGACGATCGGCGGTTATACGTACCGCAGCACGGTGGCGGTCATGGGCGGACGCTACATGCTGCCGCTGAGCGCGGAGCATCGCGGCGCCGCCGGCGTCGCGGCCGGCGACGAGGTCGAGGTAGCGCTTAAGCTGGATACGGATCCGCGCGAGGTGAAGGTGCCGGAAGATCTGGCCACCGCGCTCGCGGGAGCGCCTGCGGCGCGCGCCTTTTTCGAAGGACTCTCGAACAGCAACAAGAGCCGCGTCGTCCTCTCCGTCGAGGGTGCCAAGACCGAGGAGACGCGGCTGCGCCGCATCGAAAAGGCCGTGCAAGCGCTAAGCGAAGGCAAAACCGTATAA
- a CDS encoding glycine zipper domain-containing protein, whose translation MPSTDSFSGSMLGSMLGSMLGSMLGSMLGSMLGSMLGSMLGSMLGSMLGSMLGSWMAGPCGLHRWYSQIAKSAKKPALANRLAAHCAL comes from the coding sequence ATGCCAAGCACGGACTCTTTCTCCGGTTCGATGCTCGGTTCGATGCTCGGTTCGATGCTCGGTTCGATGCTCGGTTCGATGCTCGGTTCGATGCTCGGTTCGATGCTCGGTTCGATGCTCGGTTCGATGCTCGGTTCGATGCTCGGTTCGATGCTCGGTTCATGGATGGCCGGACCTTGCGGACTTCACCGATGGTATAGTCAGATCGCAAAAAGCGCAAAGAAGCCGGCTCTCGCGAACCGGCTTGCGGCGCACTGCGCCTTATAA
- a CDS encoding PadR family transcriptional regulator, translating into MDKSKQMLPLTEAFYYILVTLCGEPAHGYGMMQEVERMSGGRLKLGAGTLYTALNTLQGKGLIEPHPGAEGADARRKVYAITGVGREVLAAEVGRLEELLVVGRLALNGGD; encoded by the coding sequence TTGGATAAATCGAAGCAAATGCTGCCGCTGACGGAGGCGTTCTACTACATTCTGGTGACGTTGTGCGGGGAGCCTGCGCATGGCTACGGCATGATGCAGGAGGTCGAGCGGATGAGCGGCGGCCGGCTGAAGCTGGGGGCGGGCACGCTGTACACGGCATTGAACACGCTGCAAGGCAAGGGGCTCATCGAGCCGCATCCTGGCGCGGAGGGGGCGGACGCCCGACGCAAGGTGTATGCGATAACGGGGGTTGGGCGAGAGGTGCTGGCAGCGGAGGTCGGCCGGCTGGAGGAACTGCTCGTTGTCGGCAGGCTAGCGTTGAACGGGGGGGACTAA
- a CDS encoding tautomerase family protein has translation MPLITIRMYEGRTQEQKNELTEAFTREMARIIDRDPAFIKVEFNEVPIDDNAPEHLKKAKERQL, from the coding sequence ATGCCGCTGATTACGATCCGCATGTACGAAGGACGCACGCAGGAACAGAAGAACGAGCTGACGGAGGCGTTTACCCGGGAGATGGCGAGGATCATCGACCGCGATCCGGCGTTTATCAAGGTGGAATTCAACGAGGTTCCGATTGACGACAACGCCCCGGAACATTTGAAAAAAGCGAAGGAGAGACAGCTATGA
- a CDS encoding SRPBCC family protein, protein MLVRRPVEEVFEAFVDPSVTTRFWFTKSGGRLTAGARVLWEWEMYGAAAQVEVLAIEPNQRIRIRWGDETNGFTEVEWTFKRRGANETFVSIVNSGFQGDGDAVVAQALDSTGGFTMMLCALKALLEHGIELNVVADKAPGAHVRPIE, encoded by the coding sequence ATGCTCGTGCGCAGGCCGGTGGAAGAAGTATTCGAAGCGTTTGTCGACCCGTCGGTGACGACGCGGTTCTGGTTCACCAAGAGCGGCGGCCGATTGACGGCGGGAGCGCGCGTCCTGTGGGAATGGGAGATGTACGGCGCGGCGGCGCAGGTCGAAGTCCTCGCGATCGAGCCGAATCAGCGGATCCGGATTCGGTGGGGAGACGAGACAAACGGCTTCACGGAAGTGGAGTGGACCTTCAAGCGCCGCGGGGCAAACGAGACCTTCGTCAGCATCGTCAACTCGGGCTTCCAAGGCGACGGCGACGCAGTCGTGGCCCAGGCGCTCGACTCCACGGGCGGCTTCACGATGATGCTCTGCGCGCTGAAGGCGCTGCTCGAGCACGGCATCGAGCTGAACGTCGTCGCCGACAAGGCACCGGGCGCGCACGTGCGGCCTATCGAGTAA
- a CDS encoding SDR family oxidoreductase has protein sequence MSGIIAITGASSGIGLATALKLAEEGWVVYAGTRHVERDRERYAGQGNLRWVEMEVTDVSSLEAAFGLVESEHGTLDVLFCNAGFGYLSALGQADPADIHRVFDTNVYGVMHTIRAALPLLRKATNGGYVIATSSVGGLVGQPLNEIYCASKFAVEGLLESLATYYKPTFNIDVTLLEPGAIATEFVGTVMGQLNATGGILEDEYKPVVQRYLDGFASRNSVPQTAESVADVVSGLLRLETKPLRIRTSEAAETFARFKTSQDPTGLEGMLNTRKIQLNL, from the coding sequence ATGAGCGGCATTATCGCAATTACAGGCGCTTCGTCCGGAATCGGGCTGGCAACGGCGCTCAAGTTGGCAGAAGAAGGCTGGGTCGTATACGCGGGAACCCGCCATGTCGAGCGGGACCGGGAGCGTTATGCCGGACAGGGCAACCTGCGCTGGGTGGAAATGGAGGTCACGGACGTCTCCTCGCTGGAGGCTGCGTTTGGCCTTGTCGAGAGCGAACACGGGACGCTGGACGTACTTTTCTGCAATGCGGGCTTCGGGTATCTCAGCGCACTGGGTCAGGCGGATCCCGCGGATATCCATCGCGTGTTCGACACGAACGTCTATGGCGTCATGCATACGATTCGGGCGGCGCTGCCGTTGCTGCGCAAAGCGACGAACGGCGGCTACGTCATCGCCACCTCCAGCGTCGGCGGTCTGGTCGGACAGCCGCTCAACGAGATCTATTGCGCCAGCAAGTTCGCGGTAGAAGGATTGCTGGAAAGTCTGGCGACGTATTACAAGCCGACGTTCAACATCGACGTCACGCTTCTGGAGCCGGGCGCGATCGCAACGGAGTTCGTAGGCACGGTCATGGGGCAGTTGAACGCGACCGGCGGCATTCTCGAAGACGAGTACAAGCCTGTCGTCCAGCGCTATCTGGACGGCTTCGCGAGCCGCAACTCCGTGCCGCAGACGGCGGAGTCAGTCGCGGACGTCGTGAGCGGGCTGCTGCGCTTGGAGACCAAGCCCCTGCGAATCCGGACCTCCGAGGCCGCCGAGACGTTCGCCCGCTTCAAGACCAGCCAGGATCCGACCGGACTGGAAGGCATGCTGAACACGCGGAAAATCCAACTGAATTTATAA
- a CDS encoding heparinase II/III domain-containing protein has translation MNTIRRNYESHAWCREAVDELRTKLRQAAVGSDIEIPVSPAGWWHQYVCPEHHTELVFDPMEREAYVYRCPYGCELSGEPYRGAWLVYRHQENAREALSAAAVYAATGELAYADLACGIVEAYAASYPRYPANPEAQGWMLRGTVFHQALTESIWAVSLLRAVLLVRDCGVDVGARCPGLPLFLALLEERTGEARRILVEERGDARNNYTAWLNASLSAVYAVRGDGRALAALLEKPGGLRDHLSIGVLADGFEFEGSTYYHLFVLRAYLIAAEMAERLGTDLYAMTGAAGQSFYGMLLAAADLAAPNGELPALHDGPYRRVPFAREVAEVMEIGWRIYRAKPLLPVLRQAYAQANGSPRRAGLEAVLFGEGEWECEAPFSENCLLSDVRGSRLYSDAGFAVGRQAGNPLSFVLDYGPHGGSHGHYDKLNLVLMHEDGFIAPERGMVPYGSALRDAWYSQTASHNTVTVGGRSQSEHAGVCLKFETGAERTYAWARSEGAYEGAVLDRHLWLSSGWLLDWFVVTLEAEDTVDCWLHLLREAPEQTGASEKADGSDGSERTQGSANRNIGDAVQVMADYSQITAERLAVAESAAVFRARAGDAVHGLAREIAIHALFPAGSELYRLQSPGTSLDPARPMAGLLQRQRGRVVQFAALYAPAGDSTELRRISDTEIEVRGMNGTVAVRLAADGLHVQPALSEARNR, from the coding sequence ATGAATACGATCCGGCGCAACTACGAGTCGCACGCCTGGTGCCGGGAAGCCGTCGACGAGCTGCGAACGAAGCTGAGGCAGGCGGCGGTGGGTTCGGATATCGAGATTCCGGTGTCGCCTGCGGGGTGGTGGCACCAGTACGTTTGTCCAGAGCACCATACAGAGCTCGTATTCGATCCGATGGAGCGGGAGGCGTACGTCTATCGCTGCCCTTACGGCTGCGAGCTCTCGGGCGAGCCCTACCGCGGCGCCTGGCTCGTCTATCGCCATCAGGAGAACGCCCGCGAGGCGCTCTCCGCGGCTGCCGTCTATGCGGCAACGGGCGAATTGGCCTACGCCGACCTGGCATGCGGAATCGTCGAGGCTTATGCGGCAAGCTACCCGCGGTATCCCGCGAACCCGGAGGCGCAGGGTTGGATGCTGCGCGGCACGGTGTTCCACCAGGCGCTGACCGAGTCGATCTGGGCCGTCTCGCTGCTGAGAGCCGTGCTGCTGGTGAGGGATTGCGGCGTCGATGTAGGCGCGCGCTGTCCGGGACTGCCGCTGTTCCTCGCGCTGCTGGAGGAGCGGACCGGGGAGGCCCGCCGCATCCTCGTGGAGGAGCGCGGGGATGCGCGCAACAACTATACTGCCTGGCTGAATGCCAGTCTGTCGGCTGTGTACGCCGTCCGCGGAGACGGCCGGGCGCTCGCCGCGCTACTTGAAAAGCCCGGTGGGCTGCGCGATCATCTCTCGATCGGCGTACTGGCGGACGGGTTCGAGTTCGAAGGCAGCACTTACTATCATCTATTCGTGCTGCGCGCTTATCTGATCGCCGCGGAGATGGCCGAGCGCCTGGGCACGGACTTGTACGCCATGACGGGCGCCGCCGGGCAGAGCTTCTACGGCATGCTGCTCGCGGCCGCGGATCTGGCTGCCCCGAACGGCGAGCTGCCCGCGCTGCACGACGGGCCTTACCGGCGCGTTCCTTTCGCTCGCGAGGTCGCCGAAGTGATGGAGATCGGCTGGCGCATCTACCGGGCGAAGCCGCTGCTGCCCGTGCTTCGGCAAGCGTATGCGCAAGCGAACGGGTCGCCGCGGCGCGCGGGGCTTGAAGCCGTGCTGTTCGGCGAGGGCGAGTGGGAGTGCGAGGCACCATTTTCCGAAAATTGTTTGCTTAGCGACGTCCGCGGCTCCAGGCTGTATTCGGACGCGGGCTTCGCCGTCGGGCGCCAAGCAGGCAATCCGCTCTCGTTCGTGCTGGACTACGGCCCGCATGGCGGCAGCCACGGCCACTACGACAAGCTCAATCTCGTGCTGATGCACGAAGACGGCTTCATCGCGCCCGAGCGCGGCATGGTGCCGTATGGTTCCGCGCTTCGCGACGCTTGGTATTCCCAGACCGCGAGCCACAACACGGTGACCGTGGGCGGACGCTCGCAATCGGAGCATGCGGGCGTATGCTTGAAGTTCGAGACGGGTGCAGAACGCACCTACGCGTGGGCACGCTCCGAGGGCGCTTATGAAGGCGCCGTGCTCGATCGTCATCTTTGGCTCTCTTCAGGATGGCTGCTGGACTGGTTTGTCGTAACGCTTGAGGCCGAGGATACGGTCGATTGTTGGCTTCATTTGTTGAGGGAGGCTCCGGAGCAAACCGGAGCTTCGGAAAAGGCTGACGGCTCGGACGGTTCGGAAAGGACGCAAGGCTCGGCCAACCGAAACATCGGCGATGCCGTGCAGGTTATGGCGGATTATTCGCAGATAACGGCGGAGCGGCTCGCAGTTGCCGAAAGCGCGGCCGTGTTCCGCGCGAGGGCGGGCGATGCCGTGCATGGTTTAGCGAGAGAGATCGCGATTCATGCGCTATTCCCGGCTGGCTCGGAGCTATATCGGCTTCAATCGCCCGGCACGTCGCTCGATCCCGCGCGTCCGATGGCGGGCCTGCTGCAGCGTCAGCGCGGCCGCGTCGTTCAATTCGCGGCGCTGTACGCGCCGGCGGGCGATTCGACCGAGCTTCGCCGGATCTCGGATACCGAGATCGAGGTTCGGGGTATGAACGGGACCGTGGCCGTTCGGCTTGCGGCGGACGGACTGCATGTTCAGCCTGCCCTGTCCGAAGCCCGCAATCGGTGA
- a CDS encoding DUF2812 domain-containing protein, translating into MARTEKRRHAWMSWDYEKEERWLNELSAQGLHLTKGGAFSSEFERDETVRYTYGLDYQGGLTKKNGKLDEYIELYRELGWEYVCTTSGIWHFFRRPWEPGETPKLYTDRESLVEHYKKIQRVMTAVLLANVVILLANSTNIFIRLDGGLRWGITVPLLAIYAILFALLGYGIAKMNRKIKETGGHNT; encoded by the coding sequence ATGGCGCGGACGGAGAAAAGAAGGCACGCCTGGATGAGCTGGGACTACGAGAAGGAAGAGCGCTGGCTGAACGAGCTGTCGGCCCAAGGGCTTCACCTCACGAAGGGAGGCGCATTCAGCAGCGAATTCGAGCGCGACGAGACGGTCCGATACACCTACGGTCTCGATTATCAGGGCGGCCTCACGAAGAAAAACGGCAAGCTGGACGAATATATCGAGCTGTACCGGGAACTTGGATGGGAGTATGTGTGCACGACCAGCGGCATCTGGCATTTTTTCCGCAGGCCATGGGAGCCGGGAGAAACGCCGAAGCTGTATACGGACCGGGAGTCTCTGGTCGAGCATTACAAGAAAATCCAGCGCGTAATGACGGCGGTGCTGCTCGCGAATGTCGTCATCTTGCTCGCCAACTCCACGAATATCTTCATCAGGCTCGATGGCGGGTTGCGATGGGGAATTACGGTGCCGCTGCTCGCCATTTACGCAATTTTGTTCGCCCTCCTCGGGTATGGCATCGCCAAGATGAACAGGAAGATCAAGGAGACCGGCGGGCACAATACTTAG
- a CDS encoding SGNH/GDSL hydrolase family protein, with protein sequence MEYRGVYFHNVAELEAKPGLPGLWLQRFPQGVRRTLTDKGRIKAELSNGCEIRFVASSRIARVIVGAAEEDGTALVYRGNFLHASHRLRAGMPATILLETPERFDGVDPAALAGGGFSPDVWRICFDRFAAVFYGADAYGGELRPPAPDEMPRLTLLAYGSSITQGAGSLNHANGYVQQAAQRLGLDAINLGLSGSCFCEWELSDFISSRRADLVFLELGVNMRGQVPADEFEERAAYLLDRLADAAPGRPTLVTTIYPNRATRSRYEADAFRDEELKFNEVLRRLCSEPGRAGGEVRLVEGTEILGDFAWLTSDLIHPSEYGHIRMGERLADALRPGLTALLDRLTAPV encoded by the coding sequence TTGGAGTATCGAGGCGTTTATTTTCACAACGTCGCGGAGCTCGAAGCGAAGCCCGGTTTGCCCGGGCTTTGGCTCCAGCGTTTCCCGCAGGGCGTGCGGCGCACGCTGACGGACAAAGGCAGGATCAAGGCGGAGCTGTCGAACGGCTGCGAAATTCGATTCGTCGCCTCGTCGAGAATCGCGCGCGTGATCGTCGGCGCGGCAGAGGAGGACGGGACTGCGCTCGTGTATCGCGGGAACTTCCTGCATGCGTCGCACCGGCTGCGGGCGGGCATGCCGGCGACGATCCTGCTGGAGACGCCGGAGCGATTCGACGGCGTCGATCCCGCGGCGCTCGCGGGCGGTGGTTTCTCGCCGGATGTCTGGCGAATCTGCTTCGACCGGTTCGCCGCCGTGTTCTACGGCGCGGACGCTTACGGCGGCGAGCTGCGCCCGCCCGCGCCGGACGAAATGCCGCGGCTGACGCTGCTCGCGTACGGCTCGTCGATCACGCAGGGCGCGGGCTCGCTGAACCATGCCAACGGCTATGTCCAGCAAGCGGCGCAGCGTCTCGGTCTGGACGCGATCAATCTGGGGCTCAGCGGCTCGTGCTTCTGCGAGTGGGAGCTGTCGGACTTCATCTCGTCGCGCCGCGCGGACCTGGTATTCCTGGAGCTCGGCGTCAACATGCGCGGCCAGGTTCCGGCGGACGAGTTCGAGGAGCGGGCGGCCTATCTGCTGGATCGCCTGGCCGATGCGGCTCCGGGGCGACCGACACTGGTGACGACGATATATCCGAACCGGGCGACCCGGTCGCGTTATGAAGCGGACGCGTTCCGCGACGAGGAACTGAAGTTTAACGAGGTGCTACGGCGGCTGTGCTCGGAACCGGGACGGGCGGGCGGCGAGGTTCGTCTCGTAGAGGGCACGGAGATCCTCGGCGATTTTGCCTGGCTGACCAGCGATCTGATCCACCCGTCCGAGTACGGGCATATCCGGATGGGCGAACGTCTGGCGGACGCGCTGCGCCCTGGCCTGACAGCGCTGCTGGATCGCCTGACAGCTCCTGTTTAA